The Stigmatopora argus isolate UIUO_Sarg chromosome 1, RoL_Sarg_1.0, whole genome shotgun sequence genome segment TTTGTATCCAAATAGGTTTTCAATATCGTCCTGTTAAGAATCGATATATCATTTCAAAAGTGTCAAAAAGTgtcttttttaataaagaacCCAACAAGTTGCTATCAAAATTTCAACTTGAATAGTATGTTAAGcctttttcaattcattttgatgggAATTGGGGAATGAGCAAAAGTTCACGGGACCCCTCCCCGTCAAAGTACTACTTTTGTTTCATTATAAAGGTGAACATGAAAATgctgaagatttttttctctttagttTGACTCCTAGTGCCCTTCTCAACTTCTCACTTTGGCGTTTTGTAGAAAAGCAGAAGCGTCGGCTGAGGCtgtcagcaaaaaaaagaaagaaatgaggaCAACAGCACTACTTATTATTCCTCTTTAAGCCATCATTTTCTCTAAATTCCTTTCTTGTGACTACAGGTCGAGCGGTCGGAGGTGAGCGTGTTGGGCCAAACTGCGTTTGCACTCGACTCTTCGTACTCCGTGACAGAGGACGCCACCCCTGATCCTCAGCGCACCAAGCAAGCCATCGGCCAGCTACAGCAGAAAATTCTCAAGCTCACTGAACAAATTAAAATCGAGCAGACGGCCCGTGACGACAATGTTGCCGAGTACCTCAAACTGGCCAACAACGCCGACAAACAGCAGAGCGCGCGCATCAAGCAGGTATGCTCATGTTTTCTGAGTTGCCAGTACTACATTATTATGTCATTGTATTATGTGTTGTGTATGCAACTTTGGACCTTTTAACTTTACAATGGCCTTCTCCAATTGTTTATTGTTTTACAGCAACATTAGCAGTTGTGATTAGGATCATCCACTGAGTGAATGATAGCGATACAACAAATTATGACATCATTCTAGGCGGCCTGCGGGCCCTGATACGGGTTGTGAATTATGCTCTTCAACTTCCGCGTAAAAACATACAAGTAAAAGTGTAGTTCACTTAGAAGAGGTTCTTGTTCTATTCCAGCCGTCCTTTTGTTATTGGTGTAGTTAGGCTTGGTCAATGGCCATTTTCAGACAGGAATGCCAGCTGTCTGGGGAATTTAACAGGTTTTTCAAGGCGCACAGAAAATTTCTATGCATAAATACTCACCAAATTTAACAGGAAAGGATCATTGCATTTTTGGATTCTACCTTTTGCAGTTCTTAATTAGCCGTTTGCCAACCCAGATATTGTTTCTTTGATTGCCTACCCTGGCGACCTCATTTAAAATCCTTGAGCAAGATACTGAATCCCGCGTTGCTCCTCTTTTTGTGTAGGAAAATCAGGATATAATAGTGTCAAAGCACTTTGAGTACCTTGCGCTATTCAAGTCTAAGTCCTTTACCATCCAATGGCTTTTGCGCTAAATTATTATGTATTTAATGCTATGTACATGCTGTGAGTGACCTTGCTGCTATTTATGTTCCTCATCATTTCACTGTTGGGTCTCATGCACACCTCAGCTAACTACCAGAATGCCCACTCACTCTCCTAAATTATATAATTTTTCCGACTGCCTGTCTGTCGTTTGTAGCCATTTTCATACATTGTAATGCGTGTCTGTTTTGATGTCAAATCAAAAATACACTTCTCCCCCTGAAGTTTTCATCTCATAAACCTTTATAAGTAAACGTGTTTGACACTgacatgacattttttatgaaatgttttaaaagttCTTTTCACTGGCAGGTTTTTGAGAAAAAGAACCAGAAGTCGGCACAGAGCATCCAGCAGCTGCAAAGAAAACTTGATCACTACCACCGTAAGCTGCGGGAAGTGGAGCACAACGGCATCCCTCGGCATCCCAAGGACGTTCTTCGGGATATGCAGCAAGGCCTGAAGGACGTCGGCGCCAAAGTGACGGGTTTCAGCGAGGGAGTCGTAGACAGTGTCAAGGGGGGTCTGTCCAGCTTCTCCCAAGCCACTCACTCCGCCGCCGGCGCCGTGGTCGCCAAGCCTAGAGAGATCGCCTCGCTGATACGTAACAAGTTTGGCAGCGCCGACAACATCCCCTCCCTCAAAGACTCATTGGATGACCCCTCAGGGGAAGAAGGAGCGGCAGCGATCGTCGGGCCTCGTCCGCCGGGTGTCGCTAGCCATCACCCGCGATCCAGTCCGAAGTACGGGAGCGAGGAAGATTGCTCGAGCGCCACGTCCGGCTCGGCGGGGGCTAACAGCACTGCGGGAGCGCCCGGGGGTCCCCCCAGCTCCAAGGGGAACACGCTGGAGAGGGCTACCTCCTCAGGCCTCGACATGCTGCTGCAGGAGATCCAAGAACTGAGGGAGGGCCAAGCCCGGCTCGAGGAGTGTCTAGAGGGCTTGAAGGGCCACTACCAGCGAGATTACACGCTGGTCATGCAGGCTCTGCAGGAAGAACGCTTCAGGTAACCCACAAGATTCAGGTGAAAAACCTCCCCATTGAAATGGGGCTAACATTTTCACTTCAACAATATTTCAACTTGTATTGGCACGGGTGGTTTCTGAGCTAAACGatgaaattgttttatttacaaaGATCCAAAAGGACTTAGTGGCCATTATTCGATGCAGTAATATATTTTCCCCAAACCTTTAACACAGTGGATATTAATGAAAGATAAATTACAAGTGTAAACAAATAATAGTGAGTCATTTTACTCCATTGTAAAACAAGATACAACTTGGgtcaaaaatggaaaatggtACCTTATTGTACTGTGATTTTCCTCCTGTGGATATTTGAAATCACATTACAATGTATGATGGTTTTTTTTCGCCATTACATTTTAGGCTATTCAATTTCCTAAAATGTGGTAAAGGGACCAAAGAAGATATGTATCGGCATGAAAaagtaatttaagaaaaaaaactgaaagtaGGATTGGACGAGAGCGCGTACaggtaaaatattttacttaaatGTTTCAAAACTAACAACTCTGAATTATTAAggcaaatgtaaaatatgtaaacTTTTTCCTAGCACTTaacccaaaaaaatggatttaaacaaaaaaatattcgaacaaaaaaagctgtttttttccaggtgAGTACTGTATAGATAGTGTTTTCTAAAAGAGGCAATGTGATTGGACCATGGAATCAGGCGATGCGTTGGGGTGTGCTAATCTTATCATCACTGGGGTTAGGTGGCGTGTGGTCTGACGTCTAATGTATCTGTTTTGGACCAGCGTGCTCTTTAAGCTCATTACGACGTTTGTGTTAATTTTATTTCAGGTGCGAACGCTTGGAGGAGCAGCTAAACGATCTGACTGAACTTCACCAGAACGAGATCCTCAACCTCAAGCAAGAGCTGGCCAGTATGGAGGAAAAGATCGCCTACCAGTCGTACGAGAGGGCACGAGACATTCAGGTTGGCTCAATAAAATGAGTGAAACTCTTACCTGACAATCTAAAACTCAGCTTAAAGAGTTAAGGTCTCTAATTTCATATCCCAGTACTCAAAGTGGACATTGTTGCCAAAGTGTATGACAATATGGGATTCGTAAACTCTTTTAATATTCTGACCGACAATTGTTTTGTCTCCGTGCATTTTGACCCAGAGCAGCACaaaatgtcatacctgtcaacctcggccaattgctgcacttattaatgattgcaattcctcttattaagttataataaaccgtacaaattcaatgcagcacatatttactctcatagggcgcacttaaaagtttaaaaaaatccccagagtGGACGCGGTGcctaatcagtcggtgcgccttttgtatgcactaaattgaaaattctgtagatgtcgctgtatgacgctgacagcttgactgtctgggtacattgcttgttgacgcgctatatttatacagGGAAAAGGCCGACGGGTGAAAGGGGAACGCGCGTGTGCTtattatgcttaaagcatgacaatattagcagtcggcgatgacgttttcgtctgctaccagtgattgAGACaatctggattagagccgaaatgggtaaaacgagatcggttttacaagatatgtacttaaaaaaaattccgtacacaagttgttatatggcgtacacaatcaaaaaaataaataaaatacgggaaaaacgtataagttgacaggtatgaaatatcTATGTTCTCTGTTAACATGCGTGCTAGCGGGTACTTCAGTATTTCACTTTACTGCAAGATGAAATACTTAgtattggaataaaaaaaaacttttgaccaATGAGGAAATTTAGCCGAAGATGTTTACAAATTATGAAAGGTAGAATTAAGTTCAAgatggggaaaaatgttttatggccaatcatgaaaaaaagtataaaacatttttttttaatccccccCAATCGGCTATTGAATCGTCCGACCGTGATTCaatcacacaaatacacatttagTTCAGTTTAGTTTGGAAAAAGCTGCTAGCAGTTCTAATGAACAGTGAATAAAAGTTGTACTATATTTTCAGACTGAGCTGTTGTGTCGTCTTAAAGCAGCAGGAGCAAAGAATTTGCAGAACTTGTCGCTGCGATTGCGTTGTTTTTCAGGATGCTCAAGAAATTTTCTGAAATGAACACTGAaaattgtcgtttttttttaaatgcaacattcttgaagtcattcattcattttcggaagcgctttatcctcactagtgtcgcggagggtgctggagcctatcccagctgacttcgggccagaggcggggaattGGTGGTctgccaatagcagggcactgggagacaaacaaccattcacgcccacactcatgcctaggggcaatttagagtgtccaatcagcctaccatgcatgtctttggaatgtgggaggaaaccggagtacccagagaaaacccccgcaggtccggggagaacatgcaaacttcacacaagtggaccgacctacctggatttgaacccaggtcccccactgtgaggccgacatgctaatcaTTCAGCCGCCGCGCTGCCCCATTCTTGAagtatgaaatgaaaaaataggACAGCCCTTATGAagccttttgaactaaaatgtcTATTTgccttgggggaaaaaactttcTATTAGCCTCTTATTTGTTTCTGCCAAATTGCCATCCAAGGGGACTTTTTAGTGAGTTATTTGTAAGTGTCTTCCGTAGGAGGCGCTGGAGGCGTGCCAGACACGTATTTCCAAGATGGAgcttcagcagcagcagcagcaggcaGTCCAGTTGGAGGGTCTGGAAAACGCAACAGCCAGAACTCTGCTGGGAAAACTGATCAATGTGCTCCTGGCCCTGATGGCCGTCCTTCTGGTCTTCGTGTCCACCGTGGCCAACTGCGTAGTTCCGCTTATGAAGACGCGCTCGCGCTCCCTCTGCACCTTCTTGCTCGTCATTCTCAGCGCCTTCTTGTGGAGGAACTGGGATGAGCTCTCTGGTTATACACAGCGAGCCCTGCGACCCCCCGGATGATGGCGCCGCATGCTGCTCGCTGACGGCAGGTGACAAGAATGAAGGGCCGCGGCCGCGCTGCACTTTGAAGAGAGCCGCGAGGACAGCTTGGGTAAAATTAGCCGAGCTCGTTCAGGAAGCAGCTCTGGGATGAAGAACCCAAGTTGTGATTCACAAGCAGAACGGATGAGActgtttacaattttaaaaatcaactttTGTGTTGATAGTCCTCACATAACATGGTGTTCTACCGTTTTTTAATTACTAGATTGTAAGCAGTAATATTTCTAATGAAGATGATTTTATTGAGTACCATGTAGCATTGTGCTCCACGCCCCGAGATGGCGTTTAGTCACGGATTTCTGCCGGTGTTTTCATGAGCTCCGACCACTTGTTTCAACCATAACCTCAAACAAAATTgccctttttctttcttttgctctTATACGTTCAGACGAGTAGTTTAAAAACACTCCACTGAACCTTATCAGCATCTAAAGGACATTTTGTGCTTCACTATTTTTGATCCCAAACTTGTTGCTTGCTTGCTTTCTACGATTTGAAGGAAACTcatcgcaatttttttttcttgaagaatCCGTAATGTTCCCCCACAGATACAAACACTGCATTCTAATTGATATTGCATTTTTGATAGAAAAAACACaggtaatattttttattaagtcTGGGGGCCGACATTTTCCCCTCTAGCCCCTTTGATAATAATGACTTTGACGTGGGAATGTTAACATAACATGACCTAACTGAAATTGGGTTTATTGTCCATTTGCGGCAAACATAACAAATTACAAACTGACTAGTTTTCTCAATTCGTCGTTTCATAAACTACAGTATGTTGCAGATCGTCACTTTGGTCACATGACCCCTGAGTTGAATGAAAATCGAACAACTGACTGTTTGTTTTCCCTTAAACACAATCTTCATGTCATGTTTGACCCTGTGACAGCACATGGGACagattccccccaaaaattatgaATTTACTTGCCTTTGCTGCCAATGATCGCaacagacgtcaaatccatttacaCTTGGAAGCAGCCCGTGACAGCCTAGTTAGGTAAAAAATGGATCTGGCTGGACATGAAAAGAGACTCAAGTATTGGATCTCATAAACACAAACTGTCAAATGTCTGCCAAATGACATGGCAGCCTCACATTCTTAAATGCCAGGACAAAGGTCCATTATCTGAATAAAAGAATTTTGCCTTCTAATTGCCTCCCTTGCGCCACGCTGCCCCGAGATCAGCCCTGCTTATCTAGCTCCATCACGGATGCGCCGGGAGGCTGCTGCTGCAGCCCCactaaatgcacacacacagccCACTTAAGAGCTTTTCATCATGCCCATTACACGCAACCTTCTTGATCCTCTGGCGAAATCACCCGTGCCAAACCCAAGTTCACCTGGGCCAGCCCGATGGGGCTGTGAGCGAGCAGCAGTTCTGTCGGGAAGATCCAGACTTTTATTTTGTGACGACCTGTGGCCTAAGGTTCAGGGTGCGATTTTGACATTTGACTCACAAATTGATCTCTGCATTTAAAGAGGTCAACATCTTAAGGTCAGTGCGCAGTCTTGTCTACCTCAAATTGCTAGCATGGGATCTGCATCCCAAAATAGTTGGGACACTATAATACAGACTGAATGCCATGAATTGGaaatttcaaatattaatattttagtCAGAACATGAGATGGATGACAGGTTAGAAGGTTAAATTGCAAgtattttaatgggaaaatggCTGGTTTTGGATTCCCTGGTGTCAACAAATCTCAAAAAGTTAGGATGACATACCTGTTAatgttttcctgtattttataggttttttttatcgtttcaaattgtatgcCGTaagcaacttttgtacgggaattttgtttttaagttcGTCTTTTCTAAAACCGATcacgttttacccattttggctctaatccggattgtctccttcactggtagcagacaaaacatcatcgtcgcctgctaatattgtcatgcttcaagcatgatatgcgcattccCCTTCCACACAGcccgtcagcaagcaatgtacccagacagtcaagtgttcagcatcatacagcgacatctacagaatcttaagCATACAAAAGGCACACCAACTGGTTGGGCACTACGTCCACTGGGGAAAATTTTTAGACTTAACTGCGCCCTATGTgattaaatatgtgccgcgtagcatttgtacagtttattatcgttttaataagaggaattgcaatcattaattaggggagcaattggccaaggttgacaggtatgggatgATGCTATTTTCATTGCTAATGTGAGGTCATCAAATACTGAAATTTGGCCTTCCACAACATTGCCTTCAGTAT includes the following:
- the tmcc1a gene encoding transmembrane and coiled-coil domains protein 1 isoform X5, with product MQQGLKDVGAKVTGFSEGVVDSVKGGLSSFSQATHSAAGAVVAKPREIASLIRNKFGSADNIPSLKDSLDDPSGEEGAAAIVGPRPPGVASHHPRSSPKYGSEEDCSSATSGSAGANSTAGAPGGPPSSKGNTLERATSSGLDMLLQEIQELREGQARLEECLEGLKGHYQRDYTLVMQALQEERFRCERLEEQLNDLTELHQNEILNLKQELASMEEKIAYQSYERARDIQEALEACQTRISKMELQQQQQQAVQLEGLENATARTLLGKLINVLLALMAVLLVFVSTVANCVVPLMKTRSRSLCTFLLVILSAFLWRNWDELSGYTQRALRPPG
- the tmcc1a gene encoding transmembrane and coiled-coil domains protein 1 isoform X4, with protein sequence MVQRLSIAEKLSKVERSEVSVLGQTAFALDSSYSVTEDATPDPQRTKQAIGQLQQKILKLTEQIKIEQTARDDNVAEYLKLANNADKQQSARIKQVFEKKNQKSAQSIQQLQRKLDHYHRKLREVEHNGIPRHPKDVLRDMQQGLKDVGAKVTGFSEGVVDSVKGGLSSFSQATHSAAGAVVAKPREIASLIRNKFGSADNIPSLKDSLDDPSGEEGAAAIVGPRPPGVASHHPRSSPKYGSEEDCSSATSGSAGANSTAGAPGGPPSSKGNTLERATSSGLDMLLQEIQELREGQARLEECLEGLKGHYQRDYTLVMQALQEERFRCERLEEQLNDLTELHQNEILNLKQELASMEEKIAYQSYERARDIQEALEACQTRISKMELQQQQQQAVQLEGLENATARTLLGKLINVLLALMAVLLVFVSTVANCVVPLMKTRSRSLCTFLLVILSAFLWRNWDELSGYTQRALRPPG
- the tmcc1a gene encoding transmembrane and coiled-coil domains protein 1 isoform X3 is translated as MHWEQLLRRSNGKVERSEVSVLGQTAFALDSSYSVTEDATPDPQRTKQAIGQLQQKILKLTEQIKIEQTARDDNVAEYLKLANNADKQQSARIKQVFEKKNQKSAQSIQQLQRKLDHYHRKLREVEHNGIPRHPKDVLRDMQQGLKDVGAKVTGFSEGVVDSVKGGLSSFSQATHSAAGAVVAKPREIASLIRNKFGSADNIPSLKDSLDDPSGEEGAAAIVGPRPPGVASHHPRSSPKYGSEEDCSSATSGSAGANSTAGAPGGPPSSKGNTLERATSSGLDMLLQEIQELREGQARLEECLEGLKGHYQRDYTLVMQALQEERFRCERLEEQLNDLTELHQNEILNLKQELASMEEKIAYQSYERARDIQEALEACQTRISKMELQQQQQQAVQLEGLENATARTLLGKLINVLLALMAVLLVFVSTVANCVVPLMKTRSRSLCTFLLVILSAFLWRNWDELSGYTQRALRPPG
- the tmcc1a gene encoding transmembrane and coiled-coil domains protein 1 isoform X2 — its product is MCVLVMEVIFSLVNDEHSPPLTPTNVERSEVSVLGQTAFALDSSYSVTEDATPDPQRTKQAIGQLQQKILKLTEQIKIEQTARDDNVAEYLKLANNADKQQSARIKQVFEKKNQKSAQSIQQLQRKLDHYHRKLREVEHNGIPRHPKDVLRDMQQGLKDVGAKVTGFSEGVVDSVKGGLSSFSQATHSAAGAVVAKPREIASLIRNKFGSADNIPSLKDSLDDPSGEEGAAAIVGPRPPGVASHHPRSSPKYGSEEDCSSATSGSAGANSTAGAPGGPPSSKGNTLERATSSGLDMLLQEIQELREGQARLEECLEGLKGHYQRDYTLVMQALQEERFRCERLEEQLNDLTELHQNEILNLKQELASMEEKIAYQSYERARDIQEALEACQTRISKMELQQQQQQAVQLEGLENATARTLLGKLINVLLALMAVLLVFVSTVANCVVPLMKTRSRSLCTFLLVILSAFLWRNWDELSGYTQRALRPPG
- the tmcc1a gene encoding transmembrane and coiled-coil domains protein 1 isoform X1 encodes the protein MRRGTSLQSRRSKGSGSGSRDHDPFSKGSPRALRRRYTHDPQLHTSNRPRSSSANETAPSSPAPGCSGGEVVLSSGYQSTDETDRVERSEVSVLGQTAFALDSSYSVTEDATPDPQRTKQAIGQLQQKILKLTEQIKIEQTARDDNVAEYLKLANNADKQQSARIKQVFEKKNQKSAQSIQQLQRKLDHYHRKLREVEHNGIPRHPKDVLRDMQQGLKDVGAKVTGFSEGVVDSVKGGLSSFSQATHSAAGAVVAKPREIASLIRNKFGSADNIPSLKDSLDDPSGEEGAAAIVGPRPPGVASHHPRSSPKYGSEEDCSSATSGSAGANSTAGAPGGPPSSKGNTLERATSSGLDMLLQEIQELREGQARLEECLEGLKGHYQRDYTLVMQALQEERFRCERLEEQLNDLTELHQNEILNLKQELASMEEKIAYQSYERARDIQEALEACQTRISKMELQQQQQQAVQLEGLENATARTLLGKLINVLLALMAVLLVFVSTVANCVVPLMKTRSRSLCTFLLVILSAFLWRNWDELSGYTQRALRPPG